In Musa acuminata AAA Group cultivar baxijiao chromosome BXJ2-10, Cavendish_Baxijiao_AAA, whole genome shotgun sequence, a genomic segment contains:
- the LOC135625516 gene encoding small ribosomal subunit protein uS3x-like: MATQMSKKRKFVADGVFFAELNEVLTRELAEDGYSGVEVRVTPMRTEIIIRATRTQNVLGEKGRRIRELTSVVQKRFNFPENGVELYAEKVNNRGLCAIAQAESLRYKLLGGLAVRRACYGVLRFVMESGAKGCEVIVSGKLRAQRAKSMKFKDGYMISSGQPVNEYIDSAVRHVLLRQGVLGIKVKIMLDWDPKGKQGPTTPLPDLVTIHPPKDEDEYVRPTPTLAPEVAIV, translated from the exons ATGGCAACCCAGATGAGTAAGAAGCGAAAG TTTGTGGCGGATGGGGTGTTCTTCGCGGAGTTGAACGAGGTGCTAACGAGAGAGTTGGCGGAGGATGGCTATTCGGGTGTGGAGGTTAGGGTTACGCCCATGCGGACCGAGATCATTATTCGGGCGACGCGCACACAGAACGTCCTTG gtgagaagggaagaaggatcaGGGAATTGACATCGGTGGTGCAGAAAAGATTCAACTTTCCCGAGAATGGCGTTGAGCTCTACGCCGAGAAGGTGAACAACAGGGGGCTCTGTGCCATTGCTCAGGCTGAATCGCTTCGTTACAAGCTTCTTGGCGGCCTTGCCGTTAGGAG GGCCTGTTATGGTGTCCTGAGGTTTGTCATGGAGAGTGGTGCAAAGGGGTGTGAG GTAATTGTAAGTGGAAAGCTCAGGGCTCAGCGTGCCAAGTCCATGAAGTTCAAGGATGGGTATATGATTTCTTCTGGTCAGCCGGTCAATGAATATATTGACTCTGCAGTGAGGCATGTTCTCCTAAGACAG GGTGTTCTTGGAATCAAGGTCAAAATTATGTTGGATTGGGATCCAAAGGGAAAGCAAGGTCCTACTACGCCTCTGCCAGATCTCGTCACCATTCATCCACCAAAGGACGAAGATGAATATGTCAGGCCAACACCAACTTTGGCTCCAGAGGTAGCCATCGTCTGA
- the LOC135625518 gene encoding uncharacterized protein LOC135625518 — MEISACFLAASLLLLSSFSSATDSKNNPADELVSVINSNRTSHKSPALFDNAGLGCIALQYIKAYEGQCGEVGDSKKPPDSSFIDTFAPNCGVEAPTLAPITGRLLACQSTYVSPEAAFDILIENARSLQILHDKNHTEVGVAVSGTDGGAPYFWCVLFSNGTRNSSFVLQGGVAKTVRPGCFSGNNDDCSGASSLSSALWTMVAAAWIAVAYGFGL, encoded by the exons ATGGAGATCTCCGCCTGCTTTCTAGCGGCCTCTCTGctcctcctctcctctttctcttcaGCCACCGACAGCAAAA ACAATCCTGCAGATGAGCTTGTGTCAGTGATCAACAGCAACAGAACATCCCACAAATCCCCCGCTCTCTTTGACAATGCAGGCCTCGGCTGCATTGCCCTGCAATACATCAAAGCCTACGAGGGTCAGTGTGGTGAGGTTGGGGACAGCAAGAAGCCACCTGACAGTAGTTTTATCGATACATTCGCTCCCAATTGTGGTGTTGAAGCTCCAACACTTGCTCCCATCACCGGCCGGCTACTTGCCTGCCAGAGCACCTACGTCTCCCCTGAAGCGGCCTTCGAtatcttgattgaaaatgctcgGAGCCTGCAGATTCTGCATGACAAGAACCACACGGAGGTAGGAGTTGCTGTTAGTGGCACCGATGGTGGAGCTCCCTACTTCTGGTGTGTTCTGTTTAGCAATGGGACAAGGAACAGCAGCTTCGTGCTTCAGGGAGGAGTGGCGAAGACAGTCCGGCCTGGATGTTTCAGCGGCAACAACGACGACTGCAGCGGCGCCAGCAGCCTCAGCAGTGCTTTATGGACTATGGTGGCTGCAGCTTGGATTGCTGTTGCTTATGGTTTTGGCTTGTAA
- the LOC135625517 gene encoding protein OXIDATIVE STRESS 3 LIKE 1-like, with amino-acid sequence MPIATGRRGGIGRPGLVHWTAARRSTSGAAPRRGMCGKAKAGDGDSCSSSSIGQDSDNVAGGSASEGEESRETEMESGSKGPLDTLQVLEESLPMRRGLSGFYAGRSRSFQNLTDAEACSSAGEIGKPENAYTRKRRNQLASSIVQEKSHNDETGGSNEDRSPKRHAAAGGSTVTTCTITSDGSAGYDATAIEEAPDPTQSSPPGLLREEVGNTSAAATTEEEQDPAQFPPPGRP; translated from the exons ATGCCTATAGCTACGGGGAGGAGGGGCGGGATCGGACGGCCCGGGCTCGTCCACTGGACGGCCGCCCGCCGCTCGACCTCCGGGGCGGCGCCCCGGCGGGGGATGTGCGGGAAGGCGAAGGCCGGCGACGGGGATTCTTGTAGCTCGTCATCTATCGGGCAGGACAGCGACAATGTGGCCGGCGGATCTGCGTCGGAGGGCGAGGAATCGAGGGAGACGGAGATGGAGAGCGGGTCGAAGGGGCCGCTGGATACATTGCAAGTGCTCGAGGAGTCGCTGCCGATGAG GCGTGGTCTCTCAGGATTCTACGCCGGGAGATCCAGATCTTTCCAGAACCTTACCGACGCTGAGGCTTGTTCTTCCGCTGGGGAGATTGGCAAGCCGGAAAACGCCTACACTCGCAAGCGCAGGAATCAACTTGCCTCCAGTATCGTGCAGGAGAAGTCACATAATGATGAGACGGGGGGAAGCAACGAAGACCGCAGCCCAAAGAGGCATGCTGCTGCCGGCGGGAGCACGGTGACGACGTGCACCATCACCAGCGATGGCTCTGCCGGCTACGATGCTACTGCCATCGAAGAAGCGCCAGATCCAACTCAGTCTTCCCCGCCCGGTCTACTGCGGGAGGAAGTTGGTAACACAAGCGCCGCCGCTACCACCGAAGAAGAGCAAGATCCAGCTCAGTTTCCCCCTCCCGGTCGACCATAG
- the LOC135625961 gene encoding E2F transcription factor-like E2FE isoform X1 yields the protein MSSSSSHPLDAGMRHHAYSRKQKSLGLLCANFVSLYDRDGVDSIGLDDAARRLGVERRRIYDIVNIMESVGVLARKAKNAYSWIGFSGIPKALDRLEDEARSGITRSEGSGFKEDLEDELDESPDLYADEGDEKPSQIINSSSLSSGACCKARSATANRREKSLGTLTENFIKLFLTTDRDTISLDDAARLLLGAIHDASYMRTKIRRLYDIANVLSSINLIEKTQVEARKPAFRWLGLKEGKMKADNNVTVVAPGPKKPTKRAFGTEITNVDSKKSRPNLTADKKPTKVQTKGEDLNECNREALKHLGSKSGYAFGPFHPNGVMKRGADVEVKCGKGVQDWESLAASFRPQYHNQALSELFAHYVEAWKTWYVEATKGSRNLQQPFSKLVTSDLL from the exons ATGTCCTCCTCTTCTTCGCACCCGCTGGACGCTGGAATGAGGCACCACGCCTACAGCAGGAAGCAGAAATCGCTCGGCCTCTTGTGCGCCAA TTTTGTGAGCTTGTATGATCGCGACGGCGTTGACTCGATCGGCCTGGATGACGCGGCTCGGCGGCTCGGCGTCGAGAGGCGGCGGATCTATGATATCGTAAACATCATGGAGAGCGTCGGG GTTCTTGCGAGGAAGGCCAAAAATGCGTACTCCTGGATCGGGTTTTCGGGGATCCCAAAGGCATTGGATAGATTGGAG GATGAGGCACGAAGCGGAATTACTCGCAGTGAAGGATCTGGTTTCAAG GAGGATTTGGAGGACGAACTAGACGAAAGTCCAGATCTGTATGCAGACGAAGGAGATGAGAAACCAAGTCAAATAATTAATTCTTCTTCTTTATCGAGTGGTGCTTGCTGCAAAGCCAGATCTG CGACAGCCAACAGAAGGGAGAAATCCTTAGGCACGCTCACCGAGAATTTTATCAAGCTGTTTCTAACCACAGAT CGGGACACAATTTCGCTTGATGACGCTGCGAGGCTGCTGCTTGGTGCCATCCATGACGCATCTTATATGAGAA CCAAGATCCGGCGTCTCTACGACATAGCGAATGTCCTGTCATCTATAAATCTCATTGAGAAG ACGCAAGTTGAAGCACGGAAGCCAGCCTTTCGCTGGTTGGGATTGAAGGAGGGTAAGATGAAGGCAGATAATAATGTTACAGTTGTTGCACCAGGTCCAAAGAAGCCGACGAAGAGAGCATTTGGAACTGAGATCACCAACGTGGACTCGAAGAAGAGCAGGCCAAATTTAACAGCGGATAAGAAACCGACCAAAGTTCAGACGAAAGGTGAGGATCTGAACGAGTGTAATCGCGAGGCCCTGAAGCACTTGGGATCCAAGAGTGGGTACGCTTTCGGTCCTTTCCATCCGAATGGAGTAATGAAACGGGGAGCTGATGTTGAGGTGAAGTGCGGGAAAGGAGTTCAAGACTGGGAGAGCTTGGCTGCTTCCTTCCGCCCCCAGTATCACAACCAAG CTTTGAGTGAACTGTTTGCACATTACGTGGAGGCATGGAAAACATGGTACGTGGAGGCCACTAAAGGAAGCAGGAACCTGCAACAGCCTTTCAGTAAGCTCGTCACGAGTGATCTATTGTAG
- the LOC135625961 gene encoding E2F transcription factor-like E2FE isoform X2 produces MSSSSSHPLDAGMRHHAYSRKQKSLGLLCANFVSLYDRDGVDSIGLDDAARRLGVERRRIYDIVNIMESVGVLARKAKNAYSWIGFSGIPKALDRLEDEARSGITRSEGSGFKEDLEDELDESPDLYADEGDEKPSQIINSSSLSSGACCKARSANRREKSLGTLTENFIKLFLTTDRDTISLDDAARLLLGAIHDASYMRTKIRRLYDIANVLSSINLIEKTQVEARKPAFRWLGLKEGKMKADNNVTVVAPGPKKPTKRAFGTEITNVDSKKSRPNLTADKKPTKVQTKGEDLNECNREALKHLGSKSGYAFGPFHPNGVMKRGADVEVKCGKGVQDWESLAASFRPQYHNQALSELFAHYVEAWKTWYVEATKGSRNLQQPFSKLVTSDLL; encoded by the exons ATGTCCTCCTCTTCTTCGCACCCGCTGGACGCTGGAATGAGGCACCACGCCTACAGCAGGAAGCAGAAATCGCTCGGCCTCTTGTGCGCCAA TTTTGTGAGCTTGTATGATCGCGACGGCGTTGACTCGATCGGCCTGGATGACGCGGCTCGGCGGCTCGGCGTCGAGAGGCGGCGGATCTATGATATCGTAAACATCATGGAGAGCGTCGGG GTTCTTGCGAGGAAGGCCAAAAATGCGTACTCCTGGATCGGGTTTTCGGGGATCCCAAAGGCATTGGATAGATTGGAG GATGAGGCACGAAGCGGAATTACTCGCAGTGAAGGATCTGGTTTCAAG GAGGATTTGGAGGACGAACTAGACGAAAGTCCAGATCTGTATGCAGACGAAGGAGATGAGAAACCAAGTCAAATAATTAATTCTTCTTCTTTATCGAGTGGTGCTTGCTGCAAAGCCAGATCTG CCAACAGAAGGGAGAAATCCTTAGGCACGCTCACCGAGAATTTTATCAAGCTGTTTCTAACCACAGAT CGGGACACAATTTCGCTTGATGACGCTGCGAGGCTGCTGCTTGGTGCCATCCATGACGCATCTTATATGAGAA CCAAGATCCGGCGTCTCTACGACATAGCGAATGTCCTGTCATCTATAAATCTCATTGAGAAG ACGCAAGTTGAAGCACGGAAGCCAGCCTTTCGCTGGTTGGGATTGAAGGAGGGTAAGATGAAGGCAGATAATAATGTTACAGTTGTTGCACCAGGTCCAAAGAAGCCGACGAAGAGAGCATTTGGAACTGAGATCACCAACGTGGACTCGAAGAAGAGCAGGCCAAATTTAACAGCGGATAAGAAACCGACCAAAGTTCAGACGAAAGGTGAGGATCTGAACGAGTGTAATCGCGAGGCCCTGAAGCACTTGGGATCCAAGAGTGGGTACGCTTTCGGTCCTTTCCATCCGAATGGAGTAATGAAACGGGGAGCTGATGTTGAGGTGAAGTGCGGGAAAGGAGTTCAAGACTGGGAGAGCTTGGCTGCTTCCTTCCGCCCCCAGTATCACAACCAAG CTTTGAGTGAACTGTTTGCACATTACGTGGAGGCATGGAAAACATGGTACGTGGAGGCCACTAAAGGAAGCAGGAACCTGCAACAGCCTTTCAGTAAGCTCGTCACGAGTGATCTATTGTAG
- the LOC135625520 gene encoding pyruvate dehydrogenase E1 component subunit alpha-1, mitochondrial-like codes for MAVLARSSSPSSLSKLLLRPHSFSSLRSFSSSAADDQRVLTIETSVPFTGHRIEPPSRAVDTTPAEILSFFRDMALMRRMEIAADSLYKAKLIRGFCHLYDGQEAVAVGMEAAITKRDGIITSYRDHCTFLGRGGTLLEAFAELMGRRDGCAKGKGGSMHFYRKEASYYGGHGIVGAQIPLGCGVAFAQKYSKDGSVTFALYGDGAANQGQLFEALNMAALLDLPAILVCENNHYGMGTAEWRAAKSPAYYKRGDYVPGLKVDGMDVLAVKQACIFAKEYALANGPIILEMDTYRYHGHSMSDPGSTYRTRDEISGVRQERDPIERVRKLILSHELASASELKDIEKEVRKKVDDAVAQAKECPMPDPSELFSNVYVKGFGAETFGPDRKEVRSVLP; via the exons ATGGCCGTCCTCGCCCGCTCCTCGTCGCCATCCTCTCTCTCAAAGCTCCTCCTCCGTCCACATTCCTTCTCGTCATTACGCTCCTTTTCTTCCTCCGCCGCCGATGACCAGCGCGTCCTCACCATCGAGACGAGCGTCCCCTTCACAGGCCACCGGATCGAGCCCCCCTCCCGCGCCGTCGACACCACCCCCGCCGAGATCCTCTCCTTCTTCCGCGACATGGCGCTCATGCGTCGCATGGAGATCGCCGCCGACTCGTTGTATAAGGCCAAACTCATCCGAGGCTTCTGCCACCTCTACGACGGCCAGGAGGCCGTCGCCGTCGGCATGGAGGCCGCCATAACCAAGCGCGATGGAATTATCACCTCCTACCGCGATCACTGCACTTTCCTCGGCCGCGGCGGCACCCTCCTCGAGGCCTTCGCCGAGCTCATGGGCCGCCGCGATGGCTGCGCCAAGGGCAAGGGCGGCTCCATGCACTTCTACAGAAAGGAAGCCTCCTACTACGGTGGCCACGGCATCGTCGGAGCCCAGATCCCTCTAGGCTGCGGCGTGGCCTTCGCGCAGAAATATTCCAAGGATGGCTCGGTGACCTTCGCCTTGTACGGCGATGGGGCTGCCAACCAGGGGCAGCTTTTTGAGGCGCTTAACATGGCCGCCTTGTTAGATCTGCCGGCCATCTTGGTTTGCGAGAACAATCACT ATGGAATGGGTACAGCCGAGTGGAGAGCCGCGAAAAGCCCAGCCTATTACAAGCGTGGCGACTATGTTCCTGGTCTTAAG GTTGATGGAATGGATGTTCTTGCTGTGAAACAAGCATGCATTTTTGCTAAAGAATATGCTTTAGCTAATGGACCCATT ATTCTTGAAATGGATACTTACAGGTACCATGGGCACTCCATGTCAGATCCTGGAAGCACATACCGTACACGTGACGAGATCAGTGGTGTAAGACAG GAACGAGATCCCATCGAGAGGGTTAGAAAGTTGATATTGTCTCACGAGCTAGCTTCTGCCTCTGAGCTGAAG GATATTGAAAAAGAAGTTAGAAAGAAAGTAGATGATGCAGTTGCTCAAGCAAAG GAATGCCCTATGCCTGATCCATCTGAGCTCTTTTCCAATGTGTATGTTAAAGGTTTTGGTGCTGAG ACGTTTGGTCCAGACAGGAAGGAGGTGAGATCTGTTCTTCCCTGA
- the LOC135625519 gene encoding probable galacturonosyltransferase-like 6, with translation MACGKKKTNSPSPPPPVQERNAMSSSLFFFLLLFFFTSPTGAAFFFALAPPTPPAHLRFEEANQFHNSDICPSASAGVGRATACDPSYVHIAMTLDSHYLRGSIAAVYSILWHTSCPDTMFFHFIAPAGGHDGGDDKLPSLLGSIVRSVFPSLRFEVYTFQEELVSGLISSSVRQTLENPLNYARVYLADLLDPCVHRVVYLDSDVVVVDDVRLLWDDAAARLASAAAVVAAPEYCHANFTRYFTSAFWAEGGARVFAGRRRRPCYFNTGVMVMDLRRWRAGGYRRRIERWMEVQRERRIYELGSLPPFLLVLAGEVEGLDHRWNQHGLGGDNLTGECRWLHPGPVSLMHWSGKGKPWDRLDAGSPCPVDHLWHPYDLFIRPSSGTDILAFFILYWSS, from the coding sequence ATGGCCTGCGgaaaaaagaagactaattctccttctccaccaccaccagTCCAAGAAAGAAACGCCATgtcttcctctctcttcttcttcctcctcctcttcttcttcacatCCCCCACCGGCGCCGCCTTCTTCTTTGCCCTTGCACCGCCTACACCCCCTGCCCATCTTCGCTTCGAGGAGGCCAACCAGTTCCACAACAGCGACATCTGCCCGTCTGCCTCCGCCGGGGTTGGCCGCGCAACCGCCTGCGACCCCTCCTACGTCCACATCGCCATGACGCTGGACTCACACTACCTCCGCGGCTCCATCGCCGCCGTTTACTCCATCCTCTGGCACACCTCCTGCCCCGACACCATGTTCTTCCACTTCATCGCCCCCGCCGGCGGCCATGACGGGGGCGATGATAAACTTCCCAGCCTTCTTGGCTCCATCGTCCGTTCTGTGTTCCCTTCCCTCCGATTCGAGGTGTACACTTTCCAGGAGGAGCTCGTCAGCGGCCTCATTTCCTCCTCCGTCCGCCAGACCCTCGAAAACCCCCTCAACTACGCCCGCGTCTACCTCGCCGACCTGCTCGACCCCTGCGTCCACCGCGTCGTCTACCTCGACTCCGATGTCGTCGTCGTCGACGACGTCCGCCTCCTCTGGGACGACGCGGCCGCCCGCCTCGCCTCCGCCGCGGCCGTCGTCGCCGCCCCCGAGTACTGCCACGCCAACTTCACCCGCTACTTCACGTCCGCCTTCTGGGCGGAAGGCGGGGCTCGGGTCTTCGCCGGCCGGCGTCGCCGGCCTTGCTACTTCAACACCGGGGTGATGGTGATGGACCTCCGCAGATGGCGGGCCGGGGGGTACCGGCGCCGGATCGAACGGTGGATGGAGGTGCAACGGGAGCGGCGAATCTACGAGCTGGGCTCCCTGCCGCCCTTCCTGCTGGTGTTGGCCGGGGAGGTGGAGGGTCTGGATCACCGGTGGAATCAGCACGGCCTCGGCGGCGACAACCTCACCGGAGAATGCCGGTGGCTCCACCCCGGTCCCGTCAGCCTGATGCACTGGAGCGGGAAGGGGAAGCCATGGGACCGCTTGGACGCCGGCTCCCCCTGCCCCGTCGACCATCTCTGGCATCCCTACGACCTCTTTATCCGGCCATCCTCCGGGACCGACATCCTCGCCTTCTTCATCCTTTATTGGTCTTCGTAG